The following coding sequences lie in one Carassius carassius chromosome 1, fCarCar2.1, whole genome shotgun sequence genomic window:
- the LOC132151336 gene encoding epoxide hydrolase 4 isoform X1 yields MSNSLMHLLLLPTTRLSLWILSFVYYIVVYGTAGITACLVLIRTVWTGFRDPYGTFQWNARKRPRDCLKDPALGDHAFLKGRSSGLRFHYVTKGDHRRPLMLFLHGFPENWYSWRYQLQEFSSHYHTVALDLRGCGDSDAPVPLEEYSLDKLLYDIRDTIDELGHTSCILVGHDWGGMLAWHFALERPDMVQRLIVMNAPHPASWLDAVLRRPSQLLRSGHACFFQLPMLPEIVLSLEDFKLVRSLFCGKNLGIRNKSRRLTETQLDGYLYRLSQPGGLTGPLNYFRSLLSNTLYKHQDVGVPCMLIWGEEDTILVEGMSGGTRPYVRGPVVIHTIPECSHWVQQDQPERVNKLIWDFVLDKNIIKHNH; encoded by the exons ATGAGCAATTCTTTAATGCACCTGCTTTTATTACCAACAACACGACTAAGCTTATGGATTCTCTCATTCGTATATTACATTGTCGTGTACGGCACAGCTGGAATCACCGCTTGTTTGGTTCTGATTCGAACTGTCTGGACTGGATTTAGGGATCCATATGGAACCTTTCAATGGAACGCTCGAAAGAGACCCCGAGACTGCCTAAAAGACCCTGCACTTGGTGACCACGCGTTTCTGAAGGGCAGG AGTTCAGGGTTGAGGTTTCATTATGTAACCAAAGGAGACCACAGAAGGCCTCTAATGCTGTTTCTTCATGGTTTCCCAGAAAACTG GTACTCCTGGCGTTACCAATTACAGGAATTCAGTAGTCATTACCACACGGTGGCGCTAGATCTGCGTGGCTGTGGAGATTCTGACGCACCTGTCCCGCTGGAGGAATACTCACTGGACAAACTCTTATATGACATCAGAGACACCATCGATGAACTGG GTCACACAAGTTGTATATTGGTGGGACATGACTGGGGTGGGATGCTTGCATGGCATTTTGCACTGGAAAGGCCAGACATGGTGCAACGTCTCATTGTGATGAACGCCCCTCACCCTGCCTCGTGGTTGG ACGCCGTTCTGAGAAGACCCTCTCAGCTGTTGCGCTCAGGACATGCATGTTTCTTCCAGTTACCAATGCTGCCCGAAATTGTTTTGTCTCTTGAGGATTTTAAG TTGGTTCGAAGTCTATTTTGTGGCAAGAATTTGGGCATCAGGAACAAATCCAGACGACTGACTGAGACCCAGCTGGATGGGTACCTATACCGGCTGTCCCAGCCCGGAGGACTCACAGGCCCTCTGAACTACTTTCGTTCTCTTCTCAG TAACACTCTGTACAAGCATCAGGATGTCGGTGTGCCCTGCATGTTAATTTGGGGTGAGGAGGACACTATTCTGGTTGAGGGCATGTCCGGTGGAACGCGACCTTATGTTAGGGGTCCAGTTGTCATTCACACTATTCCCGAATGCAGCCACTGGGTACAACAAGATCAACCCGAGAGAGTCAACAAGCTCATATGGGACTTTGTTctggataaaaacatcataaaacacAATCACTGA
- the lpar2a gene encoding lysophosphatidic acid receptor 2a, whose translation MLFNSTCEVSNRSVAFFYEKTGKPISKDWHTRDFIVVGLGVPICVFIILANMLVIVAIIINRKFHFPIYYLLGNMAAADLFAGISYLYLVFHTGPWTISLTMEKWFVRGALINMSLTASVVNLLAVALERHQTIFTMQLHSTMTMRRVVMLIVTIWLVAVFMGLVPTMGWNCICDLSTCCTVAPLYSRSFLVSWAILNLMAFFIMVAVYTHIFIYVRRRSQAMSPHTDQPSNNQTVISLMKTMSMILGAFVICWTPGLVILLLDGLSCSECQVLKYEKYCLVLAECNSLVNPIIYSFRDEDMRATYKRILCFPWRRMQQHEGTSGIRFEPVKAGAPSEINDSISTSLQPSSPQSLLPL comes from the exons ATGTTATTTAATTCTACCTGTGAGGTTTCTAATAGATCAGTGGCTTTCTTCTACGAAAAGACTGGTAAGCCCATCAGCAAGGACTGGCACACTCGTGACTTTATTGTGGTAGGCCTCGGGGTCCCGATTTGTGTCTTTATTATTCTGGCCAATATGTTGGTCATAGTGGCCATAATCATAAACCGAAAGTTCCACTTCCCCATTTATTATTTGCTTGGGAACATGGCGGCCGCTGACCTCTTTGCTGGAATATCATATCTCTACCTGGTGTTTCACACGGGGCCGTGGACCATCAGTTTGACCATGGAAAAGTGGTTTGTTCGCGGGGCTTTGATCAACATGAGCCTGACCGCGTCTGTGGTCAACCTGCTGGCGGTGGCATTGGAGCGCCATCAGACCATCTTCACCATGCAGCTCCACAGCACCATGACCATGAGGCGCGTGGTGATGCTGATAGTCACCATCTGGTTGGTGGCCGTCTTCATGGGTTTGGTGCCCACCATGGGCTGGAACTGTATTTGTGACCTGTCCACTTGCTGCACGGTTGCGCCGCTGTATTCCCGAAGCTTCCTAGTGTCCTGGGCCATCCTCAACCTCATGGCCTTCTTCATCATGGTGGCCGTTTACACTCACATCTTCATCTACGTTCGCCGGCGGAGCCAAGCAATGTCCCCGCACACAGACCAGCCCTCCAACAATCAGACCGTCATCAGCCTCATGAAGACCATGTCCATGATTCTGG GTGCCTTTGTGATCTGTTGGACGCCAGGTCTGGTGATTCTGTTGCTGGACGGTCTCAGCTGCAGTGAATGTCAGGTTCTTAAATATGAAAAGTACTGCCTGGTTCTGGCCGAGTGTAACTCTCTGGTGAACCCCATCATCTACTCGTTCCGGGACGAGGACATGAGGGCCACCTACAAACGCATTCTCTGCTTCCCTTGGAGAAGAATGCAGCAGCATGAGGGGACTTCTGGCATCCGCTTCGAGCCTGTGAAAGCAGGGGCACCCTCAGAGATAAACGACTCTATCTCCACCAGTTTACAGCCCAGTTCACCACAAAGCCTATTGCCTTTATAG
- the LOC132151336 gene encoding epoxide hydrolase 4 isoform X2, translating to MYSWRYQLQEFSSHYHTVALDLRGCGDSDAPVPLEEYSLDKLLYDIRDTIDELGHTSCILVGHDWGGMLAWHFALERPDMVQRLIVMNAPHPASWLDAVLRRPSQLLRSGHACFFQLPMLPEIVLSLEDFKLVRSLFCGKNLGIRNKSRRLTETQLDGYLYRLSQPGGLTGPLNYFRSLLSNTLYKHQDVGVPCMLIWGEEDTILVEGMSGGTRPYVRGPVVIHTIPECSHWVQQDQPERVNKLIWDFVLDKNIIKHNH from the exons GTACTCCTGGCGTTACCAATTACAGGAATTCAGTAGTCATTACCACACGGTGGCGCTAGATCTGCGTGGCTGTGGAGATTCTGACGCACCTGTCCCGCTGGAGGAATACTCACTGGACAAACTCTTATATGACATCAGAGACACCATCGATGAACTGG GTCACACAAGTTGTATATTGGTGGGACATGACTGGGGTGGGATGCTTGCATGGCATTTTGCACTGGAAAGGCCAGACATGGTGCAACGTCTCATTGTGATGAACGCCCCTCACCCTGCCTCGTGGTTGG ACGCCGTTCTGAGAAGACCCTCTCAGCTGTTGCGCTCAGGACATGCATGTTTCTTCCAGTTACCAATGCTGCCCGAAATTGTTTTGTCTCTTGAGGATTTTAAG TTGGTTCGAAGTCTATTTTGTGGCAAGAATTTGGGCATCAGGAACAAATCCAGACGACTGACTGAGACCCAGCTGGATGGGTACCTATACCGGCTGTCCCAGCCCGGAGGACTCACAGGCCCTCTGAACTACTTTCGTTCTCTTCTCAG TAACACTCTGTACAAGCATCAGGATGTCGGTGTGCCCTGCATGTTAATTTGGGGTGAGGAGGACACTATTCTGGTTGAGGGCATGTCCGGTGGAACGCGACCTTATGTTAGGGGTCCAGTTGTCATTCACACTATTCCCGAATGCAGCCACTGGGTACAACAAGATCAACCCGAGAGAGTCAACAAGCTCATATGGGACTTTGTTctggataaaaacatcataaaacacAATCACTGA